One Halostagnicola kamekurae DNA segment encodes these proteins:
- a CDS encoding ABC transporter ATP-binding protein produces the protein MSEIELSGLEKRYGDELAVEDVSVTIEDGELLCLLGPSGSGKSTTLRMIAGLTSPTDGTVHIGADDVTDRPAYDRTTATVFQDWALFPHKTVLENVAFGLRMQSASKDERRERAREMLERVEMADHADDNPTNLSGGQKQRVALARSLAVNPDVLLLDEPLSNLDKRLREDMQIELREIHEDLEKTFVHVTHDQDEAFTLADRIGIMADGELVQVGDPHEVYENPKNRFIEGFLGDTNFLAGEVAQTTDESVAVETELGQEMILPSNDGDALAVGESLTLSLRPEVLSIGESPVATDAEPETATVADGGTTNEIVGTVENAIYRGSTVRYSVAIEDSSVFVERTVADSGAFDAGDDIRIRWDGADVLAFREDGTRVDL, from the coding sequence ATGTCAGAAATAGAACTCTCCGGACTCGAGAAGCGCTACGGTGACGAACTCGCAGTCGAAGACGTCTCCGTGACGATCGAAGACGGCGAACTGCTCTGTCTGCTGGGTCCGAGCGGCAGCGGCAAGTCGACGACGCTGCGCATGATCGCCGGCCTCACGTCACCGACCGACGGAACGGTCCACATCGGTGCGGACGACGTCACCGACCGACCGGCCTACGACCGAACCACCGCGACCGTGTTCCAGGACTGGGCGCTGTTTCCTCACAAAACGGTCCTCGAGAACGTCGCCTTCGGCCTGCGGATGCAGTCGGCCTCGAAGGACGAACGTCGGGAACGCGCCCGCGAGATGTTAGAACGCGTCGAGATGGCGGACCACGCCGACGACAACCCGACGAACCTGAGCGGCGGGCAGAAACAGCGGGTCGCGCTCGCTCGCTCGCTGGCGGTCAACCCGGACGTTCTCTTGCTCGACGAGCCGCTGTCGAACCTCGACAAGCGCCTGCGAGAGGACATGCAGATCGAACTCCGCGAGATCCACGAGGATCTCGAGAAGACGTTCGTCCACGTCACCCACGACCAGGACGAGGCGTTCACGCTGGCCGACCGGATCGGGATCATGGCCGACGGCGAACTGGTTCAGGTCGGCGACCCCCACGAGGTCTACGAGAATCCGAAGAACCGGTTCATCGAGGGCTTCCTCGGTGACACGAACTTCCTCGCGGGCGAGGTCGCACAGACGACGGACGAATCGGTCGCCGTCGAAACGGAACTCGGCCAGGAGATGATCCTTCCGAGCAACGACGGTGACGCGCTCGCGGTCGGAGAGTCCCTGACGCTATCGCTTCGTCCCGAGGTCCTCTCGATCGGCGAGAGCCCGGTGGCGACCGACGCCGAACCGGAGACCGCGACCGTCGCAGACGGGGGAACAACGAACGAGATCGTCGGAACCGTCGAGAACGCCATTTACCGCGGTTCGACGGTTCGATACTCCGTCGCGATCGAGGATAGTTCGGTGTTCGTCGAGCGAACGGTCGCCGATTCGGGGGCGTTCGACGCCGGCGACGACATTCGAATCCGCTGGGACGGCGCGGACGTGCTCGCGTTCCGCGAGGACGGTACGAGGGTCGACCTGTAA
- a CDS encoding DMT family transporter, translating to MIPTWFAYALVTALVYAAIALLAKVVSGTEIDDPITLTIYSCIPFYAVYIAAGLLLEPTTLSASAVTDPTPLSAALTAMGFGVVSTAGYGIYYWGLVSGDVSRFVPALALETIFVLVLGFVLLGESFPTGVYAGVLLVVFGALFISYEHGSGSIRGTVGPSTIGVALAAAAAFAVLNTGMKVLTTEFGTLEVLFWISVGGLVSIAAIAPFREGSRFPPTGGRDDVFARRLSKGISLLIVGGLLNALALLTFVQALETGPVSLATAITKLDVLLVFVGSLALSKLTPELLAEQFDPFTLVQKGTASLLILVGCALIQFAAT from the coding sequence GTGATACCGACCTGGTTCGCCTACGCGCTGGTGACGGCGCTGGTCTACGCGGCGATCGCGCTCCTGGCGAAAGTCGTCAGCGGGACTGAAATCGACGATCCGATCACGCTGACGATCTACTCCTGTATCCCGTTCTACGCCGTCTACATCGCGGCCGGCTTGCTCCTCGAGCCGACGACGCTCTCGGCCAGCGCCGTCACCGATCCGACGCCGCTGTCGGCGGCGCTCACGGCCATGGGGTTCGGTGTCGTCTCGACCGCCGGGTACGGGATCTACTACTGGGGGCTCGTCAGCGGCGACGTTTCCCGGTTCGTCCCGGCGCTGGCCCTCGAAACGATCTTCGTGCTCGTTCTCGGCTTCGTTCTCCTCGGGGAGTCGTTTCCCACTGGGGTCTACGCGGGCGTCCTGCTCGTGGTGTTCGGCGCGCTGTTCATCTCCTACGAACACGGGAGCGGGTCGATTCGCGGGACCGTCGGCCCGTCGACGATCGGCGTCGCGCTCGCCGCCGCCGCGGCCTTCGCCGTGCTCAACACGGGAATGAAAGTTCTTACGACCGAGTTCGGGACGCTCGAGGTCCTCTTCTGGATCAGCGTCGGCGGGCTGGTATCGATCGCCGCGATAGCACCGTTTCGCGAGGGCTCTCGGTTCCCGCCGACCGGCGGGAGAGACGACGTCTTCGCCCGGCGGCTTTCGAAGGGAATCTCACTGTTGATCGTCGGCGGGCTGTTGAACGCCCTCGCGTTGCTGACGTTCGTGCAGGCGCTCGAGACCGGGCCGGTGTCGCTGGCGACCGCGATCACCAAACTCGACGTGTTGCTCGTCTTCGTGGGCTCGCTGGCGTTGAGCAAACTGACGCCGGAACTGCTCGCCGAGCAGTTCGATCCGTTCACGCTGGTTCAGAAGGGGACGGCGTCGCTGCTGATCCTCGTCGGCTGTGCGCTGATCCAGTTTGCGGCCACCTAG
- a CDS encoding ABC transporter permease produces the protein MSGNSNAATSGVIERFWKPLVARSRSKRALLLMAPLVIFELLIFVAPFLILLRISVSEAGERGTAYAEGTWSTDAYTNVLTSEVPREVIAHSFTIGLVATAIAVVVGLLYAYAIWRAEGFAKSLLLFSVILPLLTTLVVKTYAFRPLLSPTGTLNNLLESIGLLSTPLEIVPGLAGAIVGQVYIVLPYAVLAIYSVLATMDWQLVEAARDLGASRPRSVLEVVVPQAMPGIIVATVISFAWSVGSYAAPFLLGDNVTFAMRVEGQILRDFQWPTATALSVVMIAAMLVVIGAIVAVLSRFGGEMEYA, from the coding sequence ATGTCCGGAAATTCGAACGCCGCGACGTCAGGCGTCATAGAGCGGTTCTGGAAGCCGCTCGTAGCGCGCTCGCGCTCGAAACGAGCGCTGTTGCTCATGGCCCCGCTCGTGATCTTCGAACTCCTGATCTTCGTCGCGCCGTTCCTGATCTTACTCCGGATCAGCGTCTCGGAGGCGGGCGAGCGCGGGACGGCCTACGCGGAGGGGACGTGGTCGACAGACGCCTACACGAACGTCCTCACGAGCGAGGTTCCACGGGAGGTCATCGCACACTCGTTTACGATCGGACTCGTTGCGACGGCGATCGCCGTCGTCGTCGGCCTGCTGTACGCATACGCGATTTGGCGAGCCGAGGGATTCGCCAAGTCGCTGTTGCTGTTTTCGGTCATCCTGCCGTTGCTGACGACGCTCGTCGTCAAGACCTACGCCTTCCGGCCGCTGCTCTCCCCCACCGGGACGCTCAACAATCTCCTCGAGTCGATCGGGTTGCTCTCGACGCCGCTCGAGATCGTTCCGGGCCTCGCGGGGGCGATCGTCGGACAGGTGTACATCGTCCTGCCCTACGCCGTCCTGGCGATCTACAGCGTGCTGGCGACGATGGACTGGCAGTTAGTCGAGGCCGCGCGGGATCTCGGAGCGAGCCGGCCCCGGTCGGTCCTCGAGGTGGTCGTCCCGCAGGCGATGCCGGGCATCATCGTCGCCACGGTGATATCCTTCGCCTGGAGCGTCGGCTCCTACGCCGCGCCGTTCCTGCTGGGCGACAACGTCACGTTCGCGATGCGGGTCGAGGGCCAGATTCTGCGCGACTTCCAGTGGCCGACCGCGACCGCGCTGTCGGTCGTGATGATCGCGGCGATGCTCGTGGTGATCGGCGCGATCGTCGCCGTCCTCTCGCGCTTCGGAGGTGAGATGGAGTATGCGTAG
- a CDS encoding helix-turn-helix domain-containing protein, translating to MASPNSSGTVAVLAALVVCAIVAGATAPALASAPADRSLEGSGPVRIGVDALEADTLSIDTVAIDTDSSGSIDDTTESIDDTVDNTSEGVDETTESDGDTTDAGTDETTDVLEEADGSDSDITDDADGSIDDETDSTAPLSNATNETSDLGNATDGLENAAGELEGGTDDVENTSKDLENATDGFGNATDTFRDTPGELEGATDEPANGTGSFLAEPVGATTDALSETASGATSSVSKTVSSVTAADPTALSSAVAATVDDESPVGSALAGEEPTSQGPAKTASDAVLVGMLGAVSASAAAAGGAGAGGGIGAAGASLGGAGTAGASAAAGGLAGGSGSAGASAAGSGGLTGTASSAVANWSATGRRLLRRALAALPWELLPIFKYSRYDDSDPLENETRATIYETVESKPGCYLSELGEDAGVSLSTVRHHVQILEDEGLLTTAKVNGKRRYYPEETDAALQAALEEPAKRDVLEALSTLERPNNSQLASALDRDSSTITHHLSALEDDGLVVRERDGRSTVTELAPETKAALRGTEISSLEDASARSPAD from the coding sequence ATGGCCTCGCCGAACTCGAGCGGAACGGTCGCGGTCCTCGCCGCGCTGGTGGTCTGTGCGATCGTCGCGGGAGCGACGGCACCGGCTCTCGCCTCCGCGCCGGCAGACCGTTCGCTCGAGGGAAGCGGGCCAGTCCGAATCGGCGTGGATGCCCTCGAGGCCGATACCCTCTCGATCGATACAGTCGCGATCGACACCGACTCGAGCGGTAGTATCGACGATACCACCGAGAGCATCGATGACACGGTCGATAACACCAGCGAGGGAGTTGACGAGACGACCGAGAGCGACGGCGATACGACTGATGCGGGGACGGACGAGACGACAGACGTCCTCGAGGAGGCCGACGGTTCGGATAGCGACATCACCGACGACGCCGATGGATCGATCGACGACGAAACCGATTCGACAGCGCCCCTCTCGAACGCCACGAACGAGACGAGCGACCTCGGGAACGCTACTGACGGCCTCGAGAACGCGGCTGGCGAACTCGAAGGGGGCACGGATGATGTCGAAAACACCTCAAAAGACCTCGAAAACGCGACTGATGGCTTCGGAAACGCGACTGACACCTTCAGAGACACCCCCGGCGAACTCGAGGGGGCGACCGACGAACCGGCCAACGGAACCGGTTCGTTCCTCGCGGAACCGGTCGGCGCTACGACCGACGCGCTCTCAGAGACGGCGTCGGGGGCCACCTCGAGCGTTTCGAAGACCGTCTCGAGCGTCACGGCAGCCGACCCGACCGCCCTCTCGTCGGCAGTCGCCGCGACGGTCGATGACGAGTCGCCGGTCGGCAGCGCGCTCGCGGGCGAAGAGCCGACATCGCAGGGGCCCGCCAAGACCGCGTCCGATGCGGTTCTCGTCGGAATGTTGGGAGCCGTGTCCGCGTCGGCCGCCGCGGCTGGCGGAGCCGGCGCTGGCGGTGGAATCGGCGCGGCCGGCGCCAGCCTCGGCGGTGCTGGAACGGCGGGCGCGAGTGCGGCGGCCGGCGGTCTCGCGGGCGGCTCTGGGAGTGCCGGCGCGAGCGCCGCCGGGAGCGGGGGGCTGACCGGGACGGCCAGTTCCGCGGTGGCAAACTGGTCCGCTACTGGCCGTCGCCTCCTCCGACGGGCGCTCGCTGCGCTCCCGTGGGAGCTACTCCCGATCTTCAAGTACAGCAGGTACGACGACTCGGACCCCCTCGAGAACGAGACTCGAGCGACGATCTACGAGACCGTCGAATCGAAGCCGGGCTGTTACCTCTCGGAGCTCGGCGAAGACGCTGGCGTTTCCCTGTCGACGGTTCGCCATCACGTCCAGATCCTCGAGGACGAAGGGCTCCTCACGACCGCCAAAGTCAACGGCAAGCGCCGGTACTACCCCGAGGAGACCGACGCCGCGCTTCAGGCGGCGCTCGAGGAACCCGCCAAACGCGACGTGCTCGAGGCCCTCTCGACGCTCGAGCGACCGAACAACAGTCAACTCGCGAGCGCGCTCGATCGCGATTCGAGCACGATCACGCACCACCTGTCCGCGCTCGAGGACGACGGACTGGTGGTTCGAGAGCGCGACGGGCGGTCGACCGTCACCGAACTCGCCCCAGAGACGAAAGCGGCGCTGCGGGGGACGGAGATTTCGTCGCTCGAGGACGCCTCGGCGCGATCGCCGGCCGATTGA
- the mutS gene encoding DNA mismatch repair protein MutS, with the protein MDSACGPPPEMADRREELTPMMGQYHDLCARYDDAIVLFQVGDFYETFCGAAERTARLLELTLTSREDSTGEYPMTGIPVDNAASYIDDLLEAGYRVAVADQVEEPGESPGVVERAVTRVITPGTLTEDELLASDDNNFVAALARTDDTHGLALLDVSTGDFLATSSTSSEAIADEISRFAPAEAIVGPGVDGALAPEACMVTPFDESVFERERAGELLADYFGDPDSLLAGDAEVRACGALLAYAEYARGGVEEDEDADSDGTIETGTQTTRLEYLTHLTRYDPREYLLLDAVALRSLELFEPRAVYGREEATLFGVLDETSSALGGRKLRDWLRRPLLEPARIDARLDAVEALTGDVRTREELTDLLRDVYDLERLIGRISRERANARDLRSLRDTLAVVPELRDRLEGVRDECDRLETLHANLDPLSDVRELIEDGLVADPPIEITEGGVIAEGYDDDLDELRETARDGKRWIDDLEESERERTGIDSLSVGYNSVHGYYIEVTNPNLESVPENYQRRQTLKNSERFVTPELKKREDEIVGAEERADEREYELFCEIRREIAAAVERVQGLASAVATLDALVSLSTVAAQYDYCRPEVIGRDEPRTLEIEGGRHPVVERTQESFVPNGARFADDRRLGIITGPNMSGKSTYMRQVAQIALLAQVGSFVPARSVRLTPLERIFTRVGASDDIAGGRSTFMVEMDELATILEEADERSLVLLDEVGRGTSTADGLAIAQAITEHLHDEVGATTLFATHHHPLTELTDDLEAAFTLHFETTQEDGEVVFHHDIAPGAADGSYGVSVATAAGVPEPVVERSRELVAEAGAESATERAGAGDGETAATDDAMTAADDATTGTTDAPSATDDATTATADGGDVPTDVAAELRALDLAHLTPVEALTELDRLKRLLEE; encoded by the coding sequence ATGGACTCGGCCTGTGGCCCCCCACCAGAAATGGCCGACCGGCGCGAGGAACTGACGCCCATGATGGGCCAGTATCACGACCTCTGTGCTCGCTACGACGACGCGATCGTCCTCTTTCAGGTCGGCGACTTCTACGAAACCTTCTGCGGCGCGGCCGAGCGGACCGCCCGCCTCCTCGAACTGACCCTGACGAGTCGCGAGGACTCGACCGGAGAGTACCCGATGACCGGCATTCCGGTCGACAACGCGGCGTCGTACATCGACGACCTGCTCGAGGCAGGCTACCGCGTCGCGGTCGCCGATCAGGTCGAAGAACCGGGCGAGTCGCCCGGCGTGGTCGAACGCGCCGTCACCCGCGTCATCACCCCCGGGACGCTCACCGAGGACGAACTGCTCGCGAGCGACGACAACAACTTCGTCGCGGCGCTGGCTCGCACCGACGACACGCACGGACTCGCGCTGCTCGACGTCTCGACGGGCGATTTCCTCGCGACGAGTTCGACCTCGAGCGAGGCGATCGCAGACGAGATCAGCCGATTCGCCCCCGCGGAGGCGATCGTCGGTCCCGGTGTCGACGGGGCGCTGGCACCCGAAGCGTGCATGGTGACGCCCTTCGACGAATCCGTCTTCGAGCGCGAGCGCGCCGGCGAACTGCTCGCCGACTACTTCGGCGACCCCGATTCGCTGCTCGCGGGAGACGCGGAAGTACGGGCCTGCGGTGCCCTGCTCGCATACGCGGAGTACGCCCGAGGCGGAGTCGAGGAAGACGAAGACGCCGACTCCGACGGGACGATCGAAACCGGCACCCAGACGACCAGACTCGAGTACCTGACCCACCTCACGCGGTACGACCCGCGGGAGTATCTCCTGCTCGACGCCGTCGCGCTGCGGAGCCTCGAACTGTTCGAACCGCGGGCCGTCTACGGCCGAGAGGAGGCGACGCTGTTCGGCGTCCTCGACGAAACCTCGAGCGCGCTGGGCGGGCGGAAACTCAGGGACTGGCTTCGCCGACCGCTGCTCGAACCCGCGCGGATCGACGCGCGCCTGGACGCGGTCGAGGCGCTTACCGGCGACGTCCGCACCAGAGAGGAACTGACGGACCTTCTCAGGGATGTCTACGATCTCGAGCGGCTTATCGGACGGATCTCACGCGAGCGTGCGAACGCGCGGGATCTGCGCTCGCTGCGGGACACGCTCGCGGTCGTCCCCGAACTGCGAGACCGACTCGAGGGCGTTCGGGACGAGTGCGACCGACTCGAGACGCTGCACGCGAACCTCGATCCCCTCTCCGACGTTCGGGAACTGATCGAGGACGGCCTCGTCGCCGATCCGCCCATCGAGATCACCGAGGGCGGCGTCATCGCCGAGGGGTACGACGACGACCTCGACGAACTCCGCGAGACCGCGCGGGACGGCAAGCGGTGGATCGACGACCTCGAGGAGAGCGAACGCGAACGGACCGGCATCGACTCGCTGTCGGTCGGTTACAATTCCGTCCACGGCTACTACATCGAGGTGACGAACCCGAACCTCGAGTCCGTGCCAGAGAACTACCAGCGCAGGCAGACGCTGAAGAACTCCGAGCGGTTCGTCACGCCGGAGCTCAAGAAACGGGAGGATGAGATCGTCGGTGCCGAGGAGCGCGCCGACGAGCGCGAGTACGAACTCTTCTGCGAGATTCGACGCGAAATCGCGGCGGCAGTCGAACGCGTCCAAGGGCTCGCCTCGGCCGTCGCGACGCTCGACGCGCTCGTCTCGCTCTCGACCGTCGCGGCCCAGTACGACTACTGTCGGCCCGAGGTTATAGGGCGGGACGAACCGCGCACGCTCGAGATCGAGGGCGGCAGACACCCCGTCGTCGAGCGAACCCAGGAGTCGTTCGTCCCGAACGGGGCCCGCTTCGCCGACGACCGCCGACTGGGGATCATCACCGGGCCGAACATGTCCGGAAAGTCGACGTACATGCGACAGGTCGCCCAGATCGCGCTGCTCGCGCAGGTCGGGAGCTTCGTCCCCGCCCGCTCCGTTCGGCTGACGCCCCTCGAGCGGATCTTCACGCGCGTCGGCGCGAGCGACGACATCGCGGGCGGGCGCTCGACGTTCATGGTCGAGATGGACGAACTCGCGACGATCCTCGAGGAGGCCGACGAGCGCTCGCTCGTCCTGCTCGACGAAGTCGGCCGCGGGACCTCCACGGCGGACGGGCTCGCCATCGCGCAGGCGATCACCGAACACCTCCACGACGAGGTCGGCGCGACGACGCTGTTTGCGACACACCACCACCCGCTGACCGAGTTGACCGACGATCTCGAGGCCGCGTTCACGCTGCACTTCGAGACGACCCAGGAAGACGGCGAGGTCGTCTTCCACCACGACATCGCCCCCGGCGCGGCCGACGGTTCCTACGGCGTCTCAGTCGCGACCGCGGCGGGCGTCCCCGAACCCGTCGTCGAGCGCTCGCGAGAGCTGGTCGCGGAGGCGGGCGCCGAGTCCGCGACCGAACGGGCGGGAGCGGGCGACGGCGAAACGGCCGCAACTGACGACGCGATGACTGCGGCCGACGACGCGACGACTGGAACTACCGACGCGCCCAGCGCGACCGACGACGCGACGACGGCGACCGCGGACGGCGGGGACGTGCCGACCGACGTCGCGGCCGAACTCCGCGCGCTCGATCTCGCCCACCTCACGCCGGTCGAGGCGCTGACGGAACTGGATCGATTGAAGCGGTTGCTCGAGGAGTGA
- a CDS encoding ABC transporter permease has product MRRESLETALFRAGYLAVFAFMLLPLAVVVVTSFGASGQLTFPPAEFSLSWYESFFAQTDWLRAFDNSLLVGLGTAVVATILGVTAAFGQEIDDGLVGRLLAPLVLLPMLIPPVIFGVTLLVYFTEFDLQGSYVSLILAHTLWATPLVYFVMRSVFSRFDWQQLDAAHDLGAGPVRSFVHVVLPNVKHGIFVGALLAFIVSLQEFVMALFLSNHTTETIPVVAWNQLRNSLSPMVSVVSTFLILISLGAILLAAAATNLNWLSKQLS; this is encoded by the coding sequence ATGCGTAGAGAAAGCCTCGAGACGGCGCTCTTCCGGGCTGGCTACCTCGCGGTGTTCGCGTTCATGCTGTTGCCCCTCGCCGTCGTCGTCGTGACCTCCTTCGGCGCTTCGGGACAGCTCACGTTCCCGCCGGCGGAGTTCTCCCTCAGCTGGTACGAATCGTTCTTCGCCCAGACTGACTGGCTGCGCGCGTTCGACAACAGCCTGCTCGTGGGTCTGGGAACGGCGGTCGTCGCGACGATACTGGGCGTGACGGCCGCGTTCGGTCAGGAGATAGACGACGGGCTGGTCGGGCGATTGCTCGCGCCGCTCGTTCTCCTGCCGATGTTGATCCCGCCGGTCATCTTCGGCGTCACGCTGCTCGTGTACTTCACCGAGTTCGACCTGCAGGGGTCGTACGTGAGTCTGATCCTCGCGCACACGCTGTGGGCGACGCCGCTCGTCTACTTCGTCATGCGCTCGGTCTTCAGCCGATTCGACTGGCAGCAGTTAGACGCGGCCCACGACCTCGGCGCCGGCCCGGTGCGTTCGTTCGTCCACGTCGTCCTGCCGAACGTGAAACACGGCATCTTCGTCGGCGCGCTGCTCGCGTTCATCGTCAGCCTCCAGGAGTTCGTGATGGCGCTTTTCCTCTCGAATCACACCACCGAGACGATCCCGGTGGTCGCCTGGAACCAGCTCAGAAACTCGCTGTCGCCGATGGTCAGCGTCGTCTCGACGTTCCTGATCCTGATCTCGCTTGGCGCGATCCTCCTCGCCGCCGCGGCGACGAACCTGAACTGGCTGTCGAAACAGCTGTCCTAA
- a CDS encoding beta-CASP ribonuclease aCPSF1 encodes MSTVEQQLDDLEEQITSELPADISISSVKYEGPELVVYTRDPKKFAQKGDLIRQLASKLRKRITVRPDPSVLSRPEEAREQIMNVIPEEAGVTDLDFHADTGEVVIEAQKPGMVIGRHGSTLRDITKNVGWTPEVVRTPPIESSTVSNVRNFLKQERDERRDVLERVGRQIHREEMSDDEYVRITTLGCCREVGRASFILSTPETRILIDCGDKPGAEGEVPYLHAPEALGAGPQTIDAVVLTHAHLDHSALIPLLFKYGYDGPIYCTEPTRDLMGLLTLDYLDVATKEGRTPPYESEMVREAIKHCIPLEYGDVTDIAPDVKLTFHNAGHILGSAVSHFHIGDGLYNVAFSGDIHYDDTRLFNGATNDFPRVETLVLESTYGGRNDYQTDQAESEEKLKEVINETADRGGKVLVPAFAVGRSQEIMLVLEKAMRDGEIPRMPVHLDGMIWEATAIHTTYPEYLRDDLRDRIFHDDENPFLADEFNHIDGGEEERQDVADGDSCIILSTSGMVTGGPIMSWLSHLGPDPDSSLVFVGYQAQGTLGRRIQNGWDEIPTSEVGAMGDGNGRGTLSLNMEVETVDGFSGHADREGLVNFVDTMNPRPEKVLCVHGDERSTQDLSSALYHDYNMRTFAPKNLETFRFL; translated from the coding sequence ATGAGCACTGTAGAGCAGCAACTCGACGATTTGGAAGAACAGATCACGAGCGAGTTACCGGCAGATATCTCGATCTCCTCGGTGAAATACGAAGGCCCCGAACTGGTGGTCTACACGCGCGACCCGAAGAAGTTCGCCCAGAAGGGCGACCTGATCCGGCAACTGGCGAGCAAGCTTCGAAAACGGATCACCGTCCGGCCCGATCCGAGCGTTCTCTCGAGACCCGAGGAGGCGCGCGAGCAGATCATGAACGTCATCCCTGAAGAGGCTGGGGTGACGGACCTCGATTTCCACGCAGACACCGGCGAGGTCGTCATCGAGGCCCAGAAGCCGGGCATGGTGATCGGCCGCCACGGCTCGACGCTTCGAGACATCACGAAAAACGTCGGCTGGACGCCCGAAGTCGTCCGCACGCCGCCGATCGAGTCCTCGACGGTCTCGAACGTTCGGAACTTCCTCAAGCAAGAACGCGACGAGCGCCGTGACGTCTTAGAGCGCGTCGGCCGACAGATCCACCGCGAGGAGATGTCCGACGACGAGTACGTTCGCATCACCACGCTGGGCTGCTGTCGCGAAGTCGGCCGCGCGTCCTTCATCCTCTCGACGCCCGAGACGCGGATCCTGATCGACTGCGGCGACAAACCCGGTGCCGAGGGCGAAGTGCCGTACCTCCACGCGCCCGAAGCGCTCGGTGCCGGCCCGCAGACGATCGACGCCGTCGTGCTCACGCACGCGCACCTCGACCACTCCGCGCTGATTCCGCTTCTCTTCAAGTACGGCTACGACGGCCCGATCTACTGCACCGAGCCGACGCGCGATCTGATGGGGCTTCTCACGCTCGACTACCTCGACGTCGCCACGAAGGAAGGGCGCACGCCGCCGTACGAATCCGAGATGGTCCGCGAGGCGATCAAACACTGTATTCCCCTCGAGTACGGCGACGTCACGGACATTGCGCCGGACGTCAAGCTCACGTTCCACAACGCGGGACACATTCTCGGCTCCGCGGTCAGTCACTTCCACATCGGCGACGGCCTCTACAACGTCGCGTTCTCCGGCGACATCCACTACGACGACACGCGCCTTTTCAACGGCGCGACAAACGACTTCCCGCGGGTCGAGACGCTCGTTCTCGAGTCGACCTACGGCGGTCGGAACGATTACCAGACCGATCAGGCGGAGTCCGAGGAGAAGCTCAAGGAGGTCATCAACGAGACCGCAGACCGCGGCGGGAAAGTCCTCGTCCCGGCGTTCGCCGTCGGCCGGTCTCAGGAGATCATGCTCGTCTTGGAGAAGGCAATGCGAGACGGCGAGATTCCGCGGATGCCGGTCCACCTCGACGGGATGATCTGGGAGGCGACGGCGATTCACACGACCTATCCCGAGTACCTGCGCGACGACCTCCGCGATCGGATCTTCCACGACGACGAGAACCCCTTCTTGGCCGACGAGTTCAACCACATCGACGGCGGCGAGGAAGAGCGCCAGGACGTCGCCGACGGCGACTCTTGTATCATCCTCTCGACCTCCGGGATGGTCACCGGCGGCCCGATCATGTCGTGGTTGAGTCACCTCGGTCCGGACCCGGACTCGTCGCTCGTCTTCGTCGGTTACCAGGCCCAGGGAACGCTCGGCCGACGCATCCAGAACGGCTGGGACGAGATCCCCACCAGCGAAGTCGGCGCGATGGGCGACGGCAACGGCCGCGGCACGCTCTCGCTCAACATGGAAGTCGAAACCGTCGATGGCTTCTCCGGGCACGCCGACCGCGAGGGCCTCGTGAACTTCGTCGACACGATGAACCCGCGCCCGGAGAAAGTCCTCTGTGTCCACGGCGACGAACGCTCCACGCAGGACCTCTCCTCTGCGCTCTATCACGACTACAACATGCGCACGTTCGCGCCGAAGAACCTCGAGACCTTCCGGTTCCTCTAG
- the nucS gene encoding endonuclease NucS, which produces MTASDHTGPVTLEQPAVETARETVADGIDRDALVTVFGRCTVEYDGRAASRLEAGDRHVMCKPDGTTLVHTDEGQQPVNWQPPGCSHEVYCEDDALFLESHRSTPEERLLVGFERVAQVSLFPISDSSDLTLVGTEEDLRQRILEDPGLLEPGFRPLATERDTPAGAIDIYGEDSVGRAVVVELKRRRVGPDAVSQLRRYVDALERDLHADASIRGILVAPSVTDRARGLLGEHDLEFVSLEPVGEG; this is translated from the coding sequence GTGACCGCCTCCGATCACACGGGTCCCGTCACCCTCGAGCAGCCCGCCGTCGAGACGGCGCGAGAAACCGTCGCCGACGGCATCGATCGCGACGCGCTGGTGACCGTCTTCGGCCGGTGTACCGTCGAGTACGACGGCCGGGCTGCGAGCCGGCTCGAGGCAGGGGATCGACACGTCATGTGCAAACCGGACGGCACGACGCTGGTCCACACCGACGAGGGCCAGCAGCCGGTCAACTGGCAGCCACCGGGGTGTAGCCACGAGGTGTATTGCGAGGATGACGCGCTGTTCCTCGAGAGCCACCGGTCGACCCCCGAAGAGCGGCTGCTGGTCGGGTTCGAGCGCGTGGCTCAGGTGTCGCTGTTTCCGATCTCCGACTCGAGCGACCTCACCCTCGTCGGGACCGAGGAGGACCTCCGCCAGCGGATCCTCGAGGATCCCGGCCTGCTCGAGCCCGGCTTTCGGCCGCTTGCGACCGAGCGCGACACGCCCGCGGGTGCGATCGACATCTACGGCGAGGACTCGGTCGGCCGCGCGGTCGTCGTGGAACTCAAGCGACGCCGCGTCGGCCCCGACGCGGTGAGCCAGTTGCGGCGGTACGTCGACGCGCTCGAGCGCGATCTACACGCCGATGCGTCGATTCGAGGGATTCTGGTCGCGCCGTCGGTGACGGATCGGGCGCGCGGACTGCTCGGCGAGCACGACCTCGAGTTCGTCTCGCTCGAGCCGGTCGGAGAGGGTTGA